The segment GCACGAATTTTCTTGCACCAAAATACTGAGATTCTGCACTTGGAATCTTTCGCACAAAAAGTACAAGTTTTGACGCATACTACATTTTCTTTCCACCGATACTTTTTCagtatttcttgcaaaataaattattcgcaGGCTCATttatattctctctctctctctctctttttcgtgtacatatatatttaaagcactttaacaaattataattctgaTCAAAAtgtaactaaattatttaaattcttgtattattaaattcttatatcaaaataatcaatttaaaaccTTGTGAAACTTAAAGAATTATGTCTctccttaattttttttaaattagagatATTTTCTCAAGATTGAATAACATCATAATCTTTATTACTACATGATTGTCATTAATTAACGTAATTTGTCTTCATTTTACAGCTGCCAAAACTCATTTCTATCGTGTGTTGATTATCTACTATGTTTGCAGATTACGAAATATTCTAATTACTGATAAATCAGTATTCTTCGAATATGGCATTACACGTGATTTATAATATCCAGAGACTAAACCGAATACTAAGTGTTGGAATAAAGACACTAAATGCAACATTGAGGCCTGCATCTACTTTGACGCAATCTAGAATCATCAAGGGATCGAATGgcgagaatattattttgcctCTAATGGACAATATATCTTATCCGGAAACCTTATTAAACGAATTTATTTGGCACAACAGCGAAAGCTATTCTGATCACATTGCTTTGGTAATTTCAATGATTTagtaaattacaattacaattataatagattatctatttatatacatatatcgtttTTTATTAACGCTTCATGAAGTGAATTCATAGATTTATACATGAGTTGTTTAGGAAACGCAATttgcaattgaaaaaatatctgcaaatgcaaaaatatgacgaaatataaaatatgatataaaacgTAACTCACTATAGAATTATTGGCAAGCGTAttgcgtaaaaaataaaaaacacgaggtatcaattttatgacattttttgCGCAGGAATGCGGTGTCAATGGCAAAAAATACACTTACGCTCAAGCCAAGGATGCGACAAGTTATATTGGCAGAAGTTTGCGGAATATGGGTCTTAAAAAGGGCGACATGGTAGCATTGGTGGCACCAAATTATCCGGACACTGTTTTAGGCTGCCTCGGCATCTTGTCGGGTGAACTCATCGTTACTACCATGAATCCGCATCTTACGGCTGGTGAGTGACTTTGTGATGTTATTACTGATATTTCTAGATTTTTATGCCTGATGTATTTAGCAGATGAGATAAAGTTGGGCTGAAttgtattatactatatataaatgtgataaaaatttttagacgaAATGTCGAGACAATTGTTAATGACTAAAGCGAAAGCAGTTATCACCGCGGCCGAAATTGTATCGACAGTTCTTAATGCGACAAGATCTTGTCTTCCGCCTGAAACGCCTGTTATTGTGATTGACGATAAGACTGGTCCTATTCCAGAGGGTTCGATACCTTTTGATGTTAGTTTCTAAAAGAATAcgagtaaattaattattttaaaagttacaaaagagaacaatatcattaaataaagataattacaatgtatcattttttagatacataatgtgaaatttttcagGATCTCATAACGCGAGGCAAGTCGCTACCACTTATAAATCCGAGCATAACTTGCGACGATGTGGCGGTTTTACCGTTCTCAAGTGGCACGACGGGATTACCAAAGGCTGTTATGCTAACACATCGTAATCTGGTGGCTAATATCATGATGGCTCAAACTTCAACCAACGCATTCGTGCCTACCACAAGTATTTTTGatagttatttaataagcTATTATTTACCCCTCTTCTTATCTATTCTTAGTAAATTTTGCGagatttgaattaaaaatatatattagtaaactatatttttaaaagattttattcaaaatgattttttttgctgttaataatgatttaacatttattgcaaattatttttccattttttaaattttattttgttacttgTGCCTTCTAGGTGAGCATCAAGATGTAATACCTGCAATACTGCCATATTTCCACATTTACGGAATGAATACTGTGGTAAATCCAGGCTTAACTTTCGGCTCAAAAGTAGTCACCATTCCAAAATTCGTGCCGCAGACATACCTCGACGTATTGGAGAAGCACAAGGTGAATTATTTCTCGCTATGCAGGAACAAGTCTGCTCTTGCAATTTTTGGATAAGAGGGAAGAGATGAATTAAGAATTTCGATTTAGTGTGGAAGGTCGGAatgtgttaatttaattatcagttACACGAAATCagaaattcttaaatttgatgtgtataaagaaaatttattccgtGATGCTAAGCTTAATATGCTAACAcgctgatatttttttcaggcGAATGTACTATATCTTATTCCAccaattatattgtttttatcaaattttccCCTCGTGAAGAAGCAACATTTCGAACATGTTCGTTTAATACTGAGCGGCGCTGCGTCTCTCGCTAAATCAGACGTCGATcgattatacaataaattcaatattgacTCTAGCGTCTCGAGATTCAATCAAGGTAGGTAGATTCGCATAATCCAGCCACTGACGCAACATTCTCGAAATGAATTTCTAAATGAACATTTCGCAAATGAATGACACAATTTATTTGCGAATTTATCGAGTCTCGCGGATTGAAGGGTCGAGTTTCGGCAGGTGCGAGCTTTGAAGGTTTggatgtatttttctttttaacaaaaGCGGAAATGAAAAGGAAAAGGGGACGGGCTTTGTATTTATGGGCGTTGGAAGTGAGCGAGGTAATGGCGTTGGTAATGTGCttaatttgttcattttttaacGAGATCTGACGATTCGGTTGCGTTTCTGGAATAAAGTTCGTCAACAGAGAGCGTCGTATTAAGTTTTACTTCTGTTTGAATTGATATTGCATTTCGcataaaattcgtaaaattcAACGAATTTATTGTGTTAGTACGGAAAAAATgtcagtattaaaatatagttttgtTATATAGTTTATGTCGAATAgcttttatatagatataaacgtgtaacattttttattctacaaaattattactgtCATGATTCATTTGATATTTCGAATTGTGAATCTGTGATGcatcataaaatttacatacgcACGAGCGCgcgcttatataaaattttgcattacattgcaacttgaGGCATTTATGAATGCTTATGAATTTGGATAGAGTATTTTATTGCCTTAAACTTCGCACTTGTGCATACAATCACatgaaaaactttaatttaatatctatagaTTATACATccctataatattataaggcgttttatttagtaaatattttagcatatctcttatattaaaatatcagataggaaaaatgcaattttttaaacttttgcgATAATTGTTTCAAGGTTACGGACTGACAGAATGTGGCGTGGCATTCGCTGAAAAtggaaagaaattttcaagCATTGGACATAACATAGTGAATTGCGAAGCTCGTTTGGTGGATGTAACGACTCAGCAGGACGTTAGCACTTCTGGTCAAACCGGCGAATTATGGATAAGAGGACCACACATCATGAAAGGGTATTTGGACGACGAAGCTGCCACGAAGGCAACAGTAACGAAAGAAGGATGGTTGAAAACAGGCGACATTGCTTACTTTGATGAAGATTTAGACTTTTATATTACAGACAGACTGAAGGAACTGATTAAAGTCAAGGGATATCAAGTAAGAATTTGTTTCGACAAAAAGAATCTGTCACATTTAAACATTAGTCTTCTAATAATTGCATCAACGAACAGAGGATTTTTGGAGATATTAgaattctttcatttttttctttgaattatCGACAATCATAACAAGAAGTATTTTTGGCctcattatattattgaattttattattatttgtgctcagaaagattaataatagttGACAGTTGTAATGTTTAAGTTTGAAGTTGAAAGTTTTACGGTTTAAGGGTATCTTACTTCTCAGTAGCGAAATAAAGTGCTTGCCTCCTTTATccaatttaaaacattatttttgccTGGTCGAAGGTACCACCAGCGGAATTGGAAGCAATTCTGCGGTCACATCCGGACGTAGAAGAGGCGGCGGTAATCGGTATTCCGCACGCGAGATATGGCGAGGTGCCGAAAGCATTTGTGGTAGCAAGTAAGAATAAGAAACCTACCGAAGATGATATTAAGAACTTTGTGAAAGAAAAGGTCTCCGACTACAAGGAACTTACAGGTATAACTCGATTCCcaacaattattatactatCACGGAATTCCTAATTATCTCACGCCATTCAATTATCGAACTAATAAAGTGTTGCGATTTTTAGAACTGTTATTTTATCCGAAGAATCATCGCGAATGTCAAAGATTTAATTGTCACGTTCGTTTGAATTAGATCTGAGAATTTGGAGTGATAAAGATAAACCAAGTAATTAAAAGGcacaagaattatataaaagtttctcttatttttaggTGGAGTTACATTCGTTAACGAAATACCAAAAAGTGTATCtggaaaaattctaaaattaaaattaaagaacgAGTACAAGCGAGCAATAGAGAacgaaagtaaaaaatagaattttaaaatgagtcttattaatttgataaaatatatgtgaatAAATCACAAAGTCTAAATTTGTTCTAGtgtttattactttatacattttatgtttatctaTATCTGTACATAGTCTggacaaaaaacaaaatacctAATGTAAATTCTAAGTTTATTTAAGATACAACGAAAATATTAACgttccaaaatttaatatattattttaaaagatgaATATATCGAGcgataaaaatcttttctttcaaGAAGAGAAAATTGTGCATCTAGAGTTTTAagatatgttatttattgataaatatatgtaataatttataaatgtctaGAACTATCTAAAactctattattatattgactAATGTTTATTAACCAATTTTAACAAACGTTAACAAACATTGAAAATACGAGTGTCAAAAAACACTGCTTTTCAGTCTCACCTTTGTAATCATTTCGAGATTACGGGAAAGAGTAAAAGTTTTGTCAAAGGAAAAGGTGTCAGATTGTCGGGATTATATGTTTCTTTTGAGATAAATGAAAGCGAGTAATGTGCATTGTCACGATTTAGATGATGgaactgaaaaaaatagaacgcAGACGAAACGCTTCTGTCTGGCGGGTGCGAGACGGAACTTCCGCGGTTGAACCGGATTCTTGCGCTTTCGGAATTTATGCACAGTGGTTGGTTGCCGGGAAAGTGATTTTCTCGCGATGCGCAGAGCCCGCAAATGCAGAAAGCGGCGAGACTTTTGCATTGTTCCGTCCGTGTGTGTCTGGGAATAGATTTACCGCGTGATGTTGTTGTATCTTGTAAAAACTAGAACAAAACTTTGTAGCaacaatttgaaaaacaaagtacaaatcaagataaacaacttttttgaatgaatgttatatgtataatgcatatttctctaataaatcaattaatagaaattgagTGAACTGAAATACGATTCGCTTGCATTCACTTAAGTAAGATTGaacttaaatatatacaatattcttTGGAagataaatctataaattacgAAAATAGAGCATTGTTGCTAAACtttcaatagtttttttatacctaattaatttatatatgtatatatatatttacattgcaatgtttaatatgttattcataatttcattttctttctgaaatttatcttttatttaaaattgttgtcACTTAAAAACACATATATCACAGCTCAGTACATACATATTGTGAAATGCAAGTCAAATAAGCTTgttttccaataaaaaaagcatacatgcaaaatattaatactagcAAGTTGTGAAACGTGTCTTAGTTCACGTCGTATCATTATGACACGGATAACgcgtaaaaatagaaagatgCAAATGCAAT is part of the Linepithema humile isolate Giens D197 chromosome 3, Lhum_UNIL_v1.0, whole genome shotgun sequence genome and harbors:
- the LOC105676209 gene encoding uncharacterized protein; this encodes MALHVIYNIQRLNRILSVGIKTLNATLRPASTLTQSRIIKGSNGENIILPLMDNISYPETLLNEFIWHNSESYSDHIALECGVNGKKYTYAQAKDATSYIGRSLRNMGLKKGDMVALVAPNYPDTVLGCLGILSGELIVTTMNPHLTADEMSRQLLMTKAKAVITAAEIVSTVLNATRSCLPPETPVIVIDDKTGPIPEGSIPFDDLITRGKSLPLINPSITCDDVAVLPFSSGTTGLPKAVMLTHRNLVANIMMAQTSTNAFVPTTSEHQDVIPAILPYFHIYGMNTVVNPGLTFGSKVVTIPKFVPQTYLDVLEKHKANVLYLIPPIILFLSNFPLVKKQHFEHVRLILSGAASLAKSDVDRLYNKFNIDSSVSRFNQGYGLTECGVAFAENGKKFSSIGHNIVNCEARLVDVTTQQDVSTSGQTGELWIRGPHIMKGYLDDEAATKATVTKEGWLKTGDIAYFDEDLDFYITDRLKELIKVKGYQVPPAELEAILRSHPDVEEAAVIGIPHARYGEVPKAFVVASKNKKPTEDDIKNFVKEKVSDYKELTGGVTFVNEIPKSVSGKILKLKLKNEYKRAIENESKK